DNA from Chitinophaga pendula:
TGTAATGTTTTTTCCCATTTAAGATTTTCGTTGGACATGCGGTTGATGCCGATGCCGATGTTGCGGGTGCCATTGAAGATGACATCATAGTTGCCCATGCCGGCGAGCGCCTGGTAGGCAGATATTTCGGAGTTGCCGGTGGCGCCGTAGCTGGCCCGTAGTTTCAGGTTGGAGATGGCTGGTACGGCTTTTATAAAGTCTTCCTGGGAGGCGCGCCAGGCGATGGCGGCGGAGGGGAAGAAGGCGTACTGGTTGTTCTTACCGAATTTGGACGAGCCATCGAGGCGGCCGGTGAAGGTAAAGAGGTATTTGTCTTTCAGGCCGTAGTTGACGCGGGAGAAGTAAGAGTTGAGGCCATAGGCGTTGCTGAAAGAGGTGGGTGGTTGTGGGTTGGCGCCGGCGCCCAGGTTGTTGAACTGGAAGTAGTCATCGTTGAAGCCCTGTGTGGAGGCGAGGTTTTCGAAGCGATCGATATGTTGCCAGGAGATACCTAGCAGGGCGTTGAGGGCATGTATGCGATTGAAGTTTTTGTTGTAGGTGAGGTAGTTTTCGAATTGCCAGGAGTTGTAGCGGTTGTTGGTGACTTGAGCGACACCTTGTTGACCGCGGGAGATGTAGTTGAGGTCGCGGCCGCCGTAGTAGTCGCGGCGTTGGTTGATGACGTTGGTACCGACGGAGCTTCTGAGTTCGAGGCCATCGGCGAGGTGGATGTTAGCGTAGAAGTTGCCCAGCATGGTTTGGGTGCGGAGATAGTAGAGGCGTTCTTCTATGACCTGGATGGGATTGGCGCCCCCTTCCATGCCCGGGTATTTATCATTACCGACCCAGGAGCCATCGGGAAATCTTACGGGCAGGATGGGTAATGCTTCCAGTACTTGCCGCATGGTGACGATGCCGCCGCCGCCCAGTTCATCGACTTGTTTTTCGTTTTGGTCAGTATATCCGAGGGTGCCACCTACTTTGAGCCAGTCTTTGATCTGGGTATCGAATACGAAGCGGCCGGCATATCTTTTCTGCCAGGAGCCTCTGATGAGGCCATTTTCGTTGCGATAGTTGAGGAAGGCACCGTAGGTACCTTTTTCGTTGCCGTTGGTGAATGCCAGCTGGTGATTTTGTGTGAAGGCATTTTGGGTGGCTACTTTTTGCCAGTCGGTATCGTAGCGGGGATTTCCCTGGGCGTCGAAGAGGAGGGGATTGGTCCTTTTTGTTTTGGGGTCGACGTATTTACCGTTGGCCCAGCCTACCGGATCGTATTTCTGTGCGTTCTGATAGGCGATCTCTTCTACCTGGAGGAATTCGCGGGCGTTGAGTACGGGTATTTTACGCGGGAGGGTGCCTACGCTGAAATCGGCGTCGTAGGTGAGGCGGCCGCCGCCGGCGGTGCCTCTTTTGGTGGTGACGAGGATGACACCGTTGGCGCCTCTGGCGCCGTATATGGCGGTAGAGGAGGCATCTTTGAGTACTTCTATGGAAGCGATATCATTCGGGTTGATATAATCGATGGGGGAGCTACCGTTTTGCAGGCCGGTAACATTAAGGATGACGCCATCTATTACGTAGAGCGGATCGTTTTGGATATTGATGGAGCTGAAGCCGCGGATGCGGATATTGGCGCGACCGCCGGGTCGGCCGGAGTTGGAGGATACGTTAACGCCGGTGACCCGTCCGGACAGTTCCTGATTGAGCGAGGAGCTGGGACGTTCCTGGAGGGCTTCACTTTTAATGGTGCCGACGGCGCCGGTAAGGTCGGACTTTTTGCGGGTGCCATAACCTACTACTACGACGTCATTGAGATTGGAGGCTTTCGATTTGAGGGTGAGCTGGTAGCTGTCTTTCTGATCGACGGTGATGGTGGCGTTTTCGTAGCTCATGCTGGAGAGCAGCAGTACGGCGCCGGGAGTTACCTTGAGGGTGAATTTACCGGTAGCGTCGGTGACGGTGCCGGTTTTGGTGCCTTTTACGGCGACGGATACCCCTATTGCCGGTAGGCCCTGGTCATCGGTGACGGTACCGGATATTGTTCTGGTTTGCGCCATGACCCAGGAAGGGAGGACGAGCAGGAGTGCATACAGTATACAGCGTATGATCCTTTTTGATGGGATGAATTGCATAAGGTTCTTTTTTGGAATTTGGTTTTATGTTATGGTTAGTAAATAGCAGTGCCTGTCAGCCACGGGGGGTGGTTGAAATAATTGCTGATCGTACGGTGTATGCAGCGGAGTGTGTGCCGGGTTGTTAAGGATGAAAGTTGTAAGGGTGTGTATATGCGAAGGGAGACAGGGGTGTGACCTGTAATTTTTGTTCCTGTTCCTTAGCGGCAGATACGGATGTGTGTGTTATTTCACTTCATGTAAACGGATTACGGTGATTGGAATGTGATGCACTACTTTTTGGGTACATCATAAGGTGGAATTTATGCTACGTATGTTTGTTGCCTGTGGCGTCGGGGCTTATCGGGTCGTACACACTGCCGGCAGGCAATTTGATTTTTATAAAGATAGGTTGCAGGGGTACTGTGATGCTACAATTTTTCTCACTAATGCTGATGCAATATTATCTATGTGGGGGATGCGCTGAAGGGAGTGGGGGTAAAGGAGGATCGTTTTGGGACAACTCCGTGTGGTGGAGTTGTCCCTTCAGGATAAGTGGGTTTATCCTACCCAAAGGCCGCAGTATCGCGGAGACATGATAGGTACGCCAACGCAATAGCATTGTATTGTCATGGCAAATGAGGCGCAGTAGTTGTTAGGATTAAATGCGTTATCACATCTAATGAATAGTGGGCATCCTGCTGCTGCAACGTTTTGACCACCACCTTTTACGTCTTTGAGGGCGGTCCTGGTAAGGGGTTGGAAATGGGGGATCTTTTTCATAATTATGGATTTGGGTTAAAGAATACGGGCTACTATTGGTACAGTTTAAATGCTATTAAAGATTGTATTATGCTGCTTAAGGGGGTGCGATGTTACGTGGGATTATACGATATGAATATACGAAAAAGACCAGCATACCTGCTGGTCTTTTTGCAATTATTTATCGTGTGTGTTATTGATACCTTTCGGATATCGCGTGTATATAATCATTTATGTATTTCGGAAGTGAAGTGGAATTCGATGTCCGGGTTGTTGGTACGTTCGGTGTTGAGGTACCATTCGGATTGGGCGAGGTATACGAGGTGTCCATCTTTATCTTCCACAATATTGGCCTGCTTGAAGCGGGTGAATTCGTCGAGTTTTTGTTTGGGGCCGGTGATCCAGCAAGCTTTATAGAAAGGCAGGGTGTTGAACTGACAGGCGGCGCCGTATTCCTGGAGGAGGCGGTATTGTATTACTTCGAACTGGAGGTCGCCTACGCAGCCGATGATTTTGCGGTTACCACCGTGCTGGGTGAATAGCTGTGCGACTCCTTCGTCGGTGAGCTGGCGGATACCTTTTTCGAGCTGTTTGGTTTTGAGCGGGTCTTTATTGACCAGTTCCTTGAACAGTTCGGGGGAGAAGCTGGGGATGCCGGTGATATAGAAGTTTTCGCCTTCTGTCATGGTATCGCCGATCTTGAAGTTGCCGGTATCGAACAGGCCGACTACGTCGCCGGGATATGCGTCATCCACTACGTTTTTCTCGCGGGCGAGGAAGGAGTAGGGGTTGGAGAATCGCAGGTCTTTATCGAGGCGTACGTGGTGGTAGAATTTATTTCTTTCGAATTTTCCGGAGCAGACGCGGAGGAAGGCGATGCGGTCGCGGTGGCGTGGGTCGAGGTTGGCATGTATTTTAAAGATAAAGCCGCTGAATTTATCTTCATGTACATCGATGGTGCGGGTGCTGCCTTCTCGGTTGCGGGGGGTAGGAGCGATCTCTACGAAGGTATCGAGGAGATCTTTTACGCCGAAGTTGTTAACGGCGCTGCCGAAGAATACGGGGGCCAGTTTGCCATCGAGGTAGGCTTCATTGTCGAAGGTATCGTATACGCCTTCGATGAGTTCTACGTCGTTGCGGAGCTGGGTGGCATCGGCAGTGTTGAAAGTTTCGTCTACGAATGAGCTGCTGAGGTCATCGAGGGGGACGATATCGTCGTCGGTGGCCTTTTTATTGGGCAGGAAGGAAACGAAACTTTTGTTATAGAGGTTGTATACGCCTTTGAAGTCTTTACCCATGTTGATGGGCCAGGAGAGGGGGCGTACTTTGATATTGAGTTTTTCTTCCAGTTCGTCGAGGAGGTCGAACGGATTTTTACCATCGCGGTCGAGTTTGTTGACGAAGATGATCACGGGGGTATCTCTCATGCGGCATACTTCCATGAGGCGTTCGGTTTGTGTTTCTACCCCTTTTACGCAGTCGATCACGAGTACTACGCTATCTACGGCGGTGAGGGTGCGGTAGGTATCTTCGGCGAAGTCTTTGTGACCGGGGGTATCGAGGAGGTTGACGAGTATGTCGCGGTATTCGAAAGTCATTACGGAGGTAGCTACGGAGATACCACGTTGTCTTTCTATTTCCATAAAGTCGGAGGTTGTATGTTTTTTGATTTTATTGGACTTTACGGCACCGGCGGTTTGGATGGCGCCACCGAACAGCAGGAATTTTTCTGTGAGGGTGGTTTTACCGGCATCCGGGTGGGCGATGATGGCGAAAGATTTTCTTTTATTGATCTCGTTTGCGTACTTCATATATGACTTCTTCGAAAATAGCTGCAAAGGTAGCTATTTTCGGGATGCCAACGTCAATTTGCCGGGAGGTGTTTTGCCAAGGTTGTTAAAAAATGACCGTTCTTCATATTTTCGCAATTATACATGCATTTTTTAATGTATTTTGGAGGGATTTCTGAGACTGCGGCATGCGGATAGAAGGAAGGAAACCCAAGTTGGTATTTAGTTTTAAAACAGGACCATGTTCAATACCCTGAAAATTCTCTGGAACAGTTTAAAAATGGCCGTGCAGGAGCTGCGGGTCAATAAGCTGCGTACTTCATTATCCTTATTAGGGATCACGATCGGTATCTTTTGCATTATTGCGGTATTTACGGTAACGGATAGTCTGGAGTCGAATATCCGTTCGGAGGTGCAGTCTTTGGGTAGTGATGTGATCTATGTGCAGAAGTGGCCTTGGAGTGGTGATGAGAGTGGGGAGTATCCGTGGTGGAAGTATATGAACCGTCCGGAGCCGCAGTTCAAGGAGTTGAAGACGATACAGGACAAGGTGCAGAGTGCTGGTGCGGTGGCGTTCCTGTTCAGTTCTACGGGTAAGAAGGTGGAGTATGGGGATGATTATATGGAGGGGGTAGAGTTGGTGGCGGTGACGCAGGATGCGGATAAGATCATTGCTTTGTCGATAGCGGCGGGCCGGTATTTTGTGGGTGCGGAAAATGACGGGGTATCCAATGTAGCGGTGGTGGGTGCGAATATATGGGAGGGATTGTTTGGCGATGCGGATGTGGCGTTGGGTAAGACGATCCATGTGGCGGGCCGGCCATGTAAGATTGTGGGATTGTTGAAGAAGAAGGGTAGTAGTATGATAGGTGGTGGTATCAACAATGATAATTCGGTGTTGCTACCTTATCGTTATGCCCGTACGATAGTGGATGAGCGCCGGTATGCAGATCCTTTTATTATGGTGAAGGCCAAGACGTCGGCTTCTATTTCGCAGTTGCGGGATGAGCTGAAGGGGACGTTGCGGGCGGCGCACCATTTGCGTCCGAAGGAGGACGATGATTTTTCACTGAATGAGATCACGGCGATCAGTGGTCAGTTGAATAGTTTGTTCAGTATGATCAATATCAGTGGTGGGGTGATTGCGATATTTGCGTTGTTGGTGGGTGGCTTTGGTATTGCGAACATTATGTTTGTGACGGTAAAGGAGCGGACGAACATTATCGGGTTGAAGAAGGCGATAGGGGCGAAGCGGAGTATTATCCTGCTGGAGTTCCTGATGGAGGCGATGATGTTATGTGTTATTGGCGGAGCGATCGGATTGTTATTCGTTTATTTGATTACGTTAGTGATCTCGGGGCCTACACTGGAGATTACGCTGACGCTTAAAAATATTATCAAGGGGTTGACCATATCGGCGGTAGTGGGGGTTATTGCCGGCTTTACGCCTGCTTATTTCGCTTCCAAGCTGGACCCTGTAGTAGCGATCCGGTCTAACTAATATTAAAAAAACGTTGTTGAATACCTGTTAGGGGTGAAAATGCGGTAATAATTACGCATATTTGCCCCTGTTATGTGATGATGATGTAACAAAACCTATACTCTGGCGTTTCACAGTAAAAATTATTTCATGCGTATACGCCTTTTGATGGCAATGCCAGTAATGATTGCATTGTCTTTTTCAGCCTGTAAGACTTCCCGTCAGCAAGGAGATTGTAAATATGAGGGGGTAGTAAAGGATATGAGCGGACTGGACGGCTGTAAATGGGTAATAGAACTCAATGATGGCACTCGTTTGCAGCCAGTAGAGCTGGCCGACAGCACTTTTAAGTTGTCGAATGAGCAGCGGGTCAAGGTAAGTTATACCGAGCTTAAGGATCGGATGTCTGTTTGTATGAATGGCAAGCTTGTACGGATAGACTGTATTTCGGCCCGATAGCCCGGCACCCTCTACGGGAGGGTTAAAACAACCGACTACAGGGGTTGTCTGCGATGCAGACGACCCTTTTTTGTGCCCGCCTGCGCCTACGTTAAAATAATATCAGGTAGCGTGTTCCTGGTGATGAATGAGAGAACAATAAGATGTTATAACCTTCTTATTTATAGTCAATTAAGCGTAATTATGAATGGTAATATGGCATTTACTTATACAAACGTTATACGAATGCTATACGAATGTTATAGGAATGCTATAGGAAAGTAAAACGAGGAGGCAGGTGATACTGATACTTTTATGCCCTTTTGTTATTTTTGCATTTATGTCAGTGAAAATATTAGCTATTGAATCTTCCTGTGACGAGACCAGTGCGGCGGTGTTGGTGGATGGGAAGATATTGTCGAATTACATTGCGAACCAGACGATCCATGAGCAATACGGAGGGGTGGTACCGGAGCTGGCTTCCAGGGCGCACCAGGAGAATATTGTGCCGGTGGTGGACCAGGCGTTGAAGAAGGCGGGGGTACGTAAGGAGGAGTTGACGGCGATTGCGTTTACGCAGGCGCCGGGATTGATCGGGGCGTTGCTGGTAGGTGGATGTTTTGCGAAGTCGATGGCGATGGCATTGGATATACCGTTGATAGCGGTGCATCATATGCAGGCGCATGTGTTGGCTAATTTTATCCAGGAGCCGGCGCCGACGTTCCCATTTTTGTGCCTGACGGTGTCGGGAGGGCATACGCAGATCGTGCGATGCGACGGGCCGTTGGATATGCATGTAATTGGTGAGACGCTGGATGATGCGGCGGGGGAAGCTTTTGACAAGAGTGCGAAATTATTAGGTTTACCTTATCCGGGTGGGCCATTGATCGACAAATATGCGAAGCAGGGGAATGCTGACCGTTTTAAGTTCCCGGAGCCGCAGATACCCGGTTTAAATTTCAGTTTCAGTGGGTTGAAGACGGCGATCCTGTATTTCCTGCAGGAGCACCAGGCGAAAGACCCTGTTTTCATCACCGATAATATGGCGGATATCTGTGCTTCTATACAGCAGCGTATCGTTAGTATTCTGATGAACAAGGTGGCGAAGGCGGCGAAGGAGACGGGTATCCACCAGGTGGCCATTGCCGGCGGCGTGAGTGCCAACAGTGGGTTGCGGAAGGCGTTGGAGGAGTACAGTGCGCGGCACGGATGGCAATCGTACATCCCGGCTTTTGAATATTGCACGGACAATGCGGCGATGATTGCGATGACGGCTTATTTCAAGTACCAGGCCGGTGAGTTTGTGGGCTTGGATGCGGTTCCTAGTCCGCGGGCGCCATTTTAGGACCCATTTTCGGAGGTGGTGTTATGACTTTAAATCCCTCCTGCAAGGTCGCTCCTCTCCGGCGGATGCCCGCCGGCAGCCGGTAGGTACAGGGGAGGGGGCCATCCCAGCATTGTTCTGTCGCCTTATAATAAGGGAACGGTGTTGTTTCTTTGCTTAACGGCGGTGTAGAATAAGGTTGGGGGAACAGCCATATGGATGCGTTGGCGCTCATGTTCACGAGGCCTCTGCTGACGAACTGCCGGTGCAGATGGTTATATAGTAGTAGCGTAATGACTGCAAAAAGTAAGGTACAGCCGACTGTTATTCCCCGTTGAAAATGAAAGGACTTGTTTGTTTTCACTAATAATGCCACTGCCCATACGGTGCCCGGTACCAGGTAACCATAGGCGAAACGAGGGTCTGGCGCCTGTGACAGCCAGAATAACATGCCTATCCATAAGTAGCTATAGCTCTCCCATTGTGCGCGCGTCAACCGGCGGTGGTGATAAACTATTACTATTGGAGAGAGGACAAAACCCATCAGCAGCAATTTATCATACAGGCGGAGGTTGTGAAAGAACCAGGTATACATTTTCTGTAGCCCTGCTCCTGCCTGTAATACGGCGGCATCTTTGTTCATGACGTAGGCGCAATCGTGTACGAGGGAGCGGTTGCGTATGATTTCGGCGGCAGGCGATTTCCAGTCTACCTGGCAGATATCTATTGTTTCCAGTGGGAACAGCAGGTAACCGCTGAGCATGACGTTGCGGATGATCCAGGGCGTCAGTATGATGATCCCTGTGAGGCAGACGGCGGCCGCTTTGGTCCAGGAGCGGGTGTACAGGTACTGCCATGTGGCAATAGCCGGGAGTAGTAATACCGGCATGGAAGATACCTTTACCGTTACCAGGAAGAAGGGCGCCAGTATCCGGAAGATACGGAGATCGCCGGAGATGTGTTCCTGTTGGGACCAGCAAAGGAAAAGCAGGCAGCCGAAATAAAATATGACGAGATCGGCGGAGGGCGCTGTGATAAAATATACGCTGGTCTGGGGCATGTTGATGAGTAGGAGTATGCCCGCCATTATGAGTTGATGGGGCCATTGTATGTGTGGGTGCCGGAATATTTGCAGCAGGTAGACGGATACCAGCAGGTACAGTACGCCATTGAGCTGGTTGCCGGATTGCCCGGTGAGCCATGACCAGTTGAATACGGCAGCCAGCAGGTGCCAGTGGGAGTTAAATCCGAAACGTTCGTGCAGGTTGGCCAGTCCGGGTACGACGCGATAGGTTTGTATCCATTTGATGAAGGGAGCGTAATAGAGTCCTTCATCATAGTTGATACTTTGTAAGGCTGACAGGTAGAGTACATAGGCGGTGAGGAGGATGAAAAAGAGGAATGCCCACCCGCCAGCGGTTTTGTATTGCCCGTGATATTGTATCCATCTTTCCTTTATATGGCGACGTAGCAGGATGGCTATACCTATGCCGGTTGCACCCAGCAGGACGTTGCAAGTGACTGCCAGCGGCGCTACTAAAGAAAAGTAGCTGCAGATCATTCCGATGATCATCAGGCCATTGATGGCGGTAATGGCAAATGAGCCCGGCCGGTCCGGGCGTGCTGTATATTTTTGCAGTATCCAGTCTGATGCGATCCCGAAGAGAAAGGACAGGAGGATGATATAGGCAAATTTCAGCAGCAGGTATAACATGGGATATAGTTAGCTGTTCAGCAATGTACGATGTGCGTTGGCGGGCTGTGGTTTGTACCGGTAGATGTTATATTTCAGGATGCAGAAGATGGCCCTGCATCCATCTCTATAATTTATTTTTTTGCCCTCGTGGTAGGTACGGCCATAGTAGGCGATGCCTACTTCGAATATCCGTATGCCGGGGATGCGGCTGATCTTGGCGGTTATTTCGGGTTCGAAGCCGAAGCGGTTTTCCCGGAGGGGGATGTTGGCGATGATATCGCGGCGGAATAGTTTGTAGCAGGTTTCCATATCTGTCAGGTTCAGGTTGGTGAACATGTTGGAGAGGAAGGTCAGGAACTTGTTGCCGATGGTATGCCAGAAGAACAGGATGCGATGGGGGCCGAGGCCTTTGAAGCGGCTGCCGTAGACTACGTCTGCCTGGTTGAGTAATATGGGTTCCAGCAAGCGTTTATATTCTTCCGGATCATATTCCAGGTCGGCATCCTGGATGATGAGAAAATCGCCGGAGGCGATCTGTATACCTGTCCTTAATGCGGCGCCTTTGCCCTGATTCCTTTCATGGCGGATATACCGGATGTCTGCATCCGGATGTGTGTTGTGGAAGGCGGCTACCTGTGTGCCGGTCGCATCGGTGGAGTGGTCATCCACGATGATGATCTCTTTGTGCATGTTGCCCGGCAGGGAGACGGAGTAGACGCGTTCTATCACGCGGTGGATGTACAATTCTTCGTTGTAGGCAGGTATTACGATGGAAAGTTTACATGTACTCATTGGCATTGCTATCTTGCTGATACGTTATAGAACAAACTTCCTCCCCGGTGACCCTTAGGCGGTTGCCTGTTATTTTTTGGGGGGATGGGAGCAGGTGATATTGTCGGGCAATTTTTACGATCTTTGCGGCCGTCATGCCGAATACTTATTTCCAATTCAAACAATTTACGGTGTACCAGGACCGATGTGCCATGAAGGTATGTACGGATGCCTGTGTACAAGGGGCGTTTACTGCCCGTTACCTGGCTGACAAAGGTTTGGGGGCGGGGGGCAGGTTGTTGGATATTGGTGCGGGTACGGGATTGCTTAGTTTGCTGCTTGCGCAGCAGGTGGCGGCGGATATTACGGCGGTGGAGCTGGATGCGGCGGCGTATGAGCAGGCCAGTGCTAACTTTGCGGCGGCGCCCTGGGCGGACCGGATGGTTGTGAACCATGGAGATATACGGGATTGGGAGGGGGGTACTCCTTTTGATTTTATTATTACGAATCCCCCTTTTTACGAAGCGGACCTGAAGAGCCAGGATCAGTTGCGTAACCAGGCGATGCATGCGACTACGCTTAGTTATGAGCAGTTGCTGGCCGCGATCGACCGGTTGCTGGCGGCAGACGGGGCATTTTCGATCTTGTTGCCCTATCGTTATTTCAGCACTTTTCAGCAGCTGGCGGCAGCTAGCGATCTTCACCTGACGACGGCGTTACATGTGAGCCAGCGGACGGGCAAGGCGTATTTCCGTAGTATTGGTATTTTCTCCCGGCAGCGGCAGGAAGCGGATATACGGACGATGGACATTTACCAGGAGGCATCAAGTTATACCCCTGCTTTTATTACTTTATTGAAAGACTATTACCTGTACCTGTAGGTCACGCATTACTTTTCACGTATCCTTCCAGATAGCTGTAGGTAGTGGTGAGTTTTCCATTTTCTGCTATGGTGGCGTGGGCTATCATGTTGCTTTGCGGCAGCAGTAATTCTTCAAATACATATTTCATGAGCTGATCGCCGAAGTAGAGGGAGGCATCGCGTGGCAGTTCGTTGGGCAGGTTGGCTACGCACATCATGTCGATGGAGCCAGGCAGGCCAGGTGCGGTCCTTTGGCGGGCGTGTTTATCGACGCCATATATGGGATCTTGTATGGTGCTGTCGCCGAGGTTGCAAGGTACGGAGCCATGGGTATCGTCGGTGATGTCGGCGATGGCCTGTATGCGGAATTGTGGGTTGTTGAGGTCATCCCAGCTGAACAGCGGGGGGATATTGCGATCCCAGTAGATGCCATTCATGAGGATATCGCTGGCGGTGGTGAAGGGCAGGAACTGGCAGTCGTATTCTGCCGGGTTGGCGTGGAAGTCTTCGCGGCTGTAGGTTTTAGTTTTTTTGTGGAGGTATAGTTCGCCTGCTTTGAGTTGGGTGTATACGGGGTAGCTGAAGTGTGAGGTGTGCAGGAATTCTTCTGGGGTGATGTATTTGATGTCCAGCAGGCCCATGATCTCGAGTACGCCGGAAGCTACTCTGCCGGAGCCAGTGAGGACTATTTTGACTGGCGGCAATTTAAAACCGAAATATTGATGGATGAGGCTTTTGAAGTCGTGGTTGGTATATACGGGCTGCATGTCGTATAGGCCTGTGCGTTTACCATAGGTGAGGAGGCCATTGTGAGCGCCAACTACGCCCGCGAAAAATCCGAATCCCAGGATACGCTGGCCATCGGGATGTACCAGGCATTCGTAGTCGATGAGTCGGATATTGTTGTTGAGGATGGTTTGCAGCATGGGTTGGTTGGCCGCCTGTTTCTTTTTGGTGTGGGAGAAGAACAGGTAGGTCTTGCCGGGGATGAGCCGGGCGGGCGGTACTTCTTTGATGCCGAGGAGGATATCGCAGTGGGTGAGGTCTTCCTGCAGGGGGATACCGGCGCGGCGGTATTCTTCATCTGTAAAGCAGCGGGAGGGGGAGGGTTGTGCAACGATATTAACCTGTTGGTGATGTTCGTTGATCCAGCGGGCCTGGCTGGGGGTGAATGCTACCCTGTTGTCATGTTCTTCTCTGATGAGTCCTATTGTAAGCATATCGACGGCTTGAAAGATGTAACAAAGCGGGGTCAATATACTTAATTCACCGGAAGAAAGCAGGAGATGTAGGTATAAAGGAAGGCGATAGGTGTCGCCGCCCTTTATTGTATTTAGTGTAAGGTATCTTGAAAAAGTTTCAGTGTGCGTTGCCAGGCGAGGGTCGCGGCCTCTTTGTTGTACCGCGTAGGGGCGGTATCGTTGTTGAAGGCATGTTGGGCGCCTTGGTAGACGAACAGTTCATATTTTACGCCTGCTGCTTTGAGGGCGGCTTCGTAGGCAGGTATGCCTGCGTTGATACGTTCGTCGAGGCCGCCATAGTGCAGTAGTACGGCGGCTTTGATCTTGGGTACATCGGCGGCATCGGGCTGTTTGCCATAATAAGCGACGGCCGCCTTGAGGGAGGGAGCGTTGACGGCCAGTTGATTGGCCATAGCGCCGCCCCAGCAGAAGCCGACGCATCCTATTTTGCCATTAGACTCCGGTAGTGACTGGAGGTAGTCGACGGCTTTAAGGAAGTTATTCAGATTCTGTTGTGTATCCAGTTTGCCGAAGAGGTCTCTTGCCGCCTCTTCGTCTTGCGGCGTGCCGCCGAATACGGAGAGGGCGTCTGGTGCGAGGGCAATATATCCTGCCTGGGCGACACGTCGGGCGACATCCCTGATGTGCGGATTGAGGCCGCGGTTTTCGTGGATGACGATGACGGCACCTTTTTTAGCTTCCTGCCCGGCAGGTTTTACCAGGTAGGCTTTCATGGAGGTGCGATCGCCCGGGTAGGTGATATCTTCTGCGTTTAGGTCATTGGTATCTTCCGGTACGGTGGCAGCCTTGGCGTAGTTGACCTCCAGCAAGGGCAATACTGACATGGCAGCGGCCATACTGCCGGTGAGCCTGACGAGGCGGCTGATGAATTCATCCCGCTTCAGTGGTTTATGGGTGTATTCATCGAAGAGATTAATGATACGTTGATCCATTGGTGAAGGCATTAGTACCATGAAGATAAGCGTTCTGCTTTACGCTTTTAACAGCTGGCTCAGTGCATCACGAAGCTGTGATTTGTTGAATGGTTTGGGCAGGAACAGGTCGGCGCCGTTTTCGAGGGCGACATCCTGCGCAGCTGCATCAAAGCCGGATATCATGATGATTCTGGTTGCCGGATATTGCTCTTTTATAAAGCTGATAAAATCGAGGCCATAGCCATCGGGGAGGCGGTTGTCGAGCAGTACGATGGAAGGCGGCTGCTGTTGAAAATATTCCACAGCATCGGAAATGGTTTTTACATGTTCTACTTCCAG
Protein-coding regions in this window:
- a CDS encoding SusC/RagA family TonB-linked outer membrane protein, which gives rise to MQFIPSKRIIRCILYALLLVLPSWVMAQTRTISGTVTDDQGLPAIGVSVAVKGTKTGTVTDATGKFTLKVTPGAVLLLSSMSYENATITVDQKDSYQLTLKSKASNLNDVVVVGYGTRKKSDLTGAVGTIKSEALQERPSSSLNQELSGRVTGVNVSSNSGRPGGRANIRIRGFSSINIQNDPLYVIDGVILNVTGLQNGSSPIDYINPNDIASIEVLKDASSTAIYGARGANGVILVTTKRGTAGGGRLTYDADFSVGTLPRKIPVLNAREFLQVEEIAYQNAQKYDPVGWANGKYVDPKTKRTNPLLFDAQGNPRYDTDWQKVATQNAFTQNHQLAFTNGNEKGTYGAFLNYRNENGLIRGSWQKRYAGRFVFDTQIKDWLKVGGTLGYTDQNEKQVDELGGGGIVTMRQVLEALPILPVRFPDGSWVGNDKYPGMEGGANPIQVIEERLYYLRTQTMLGNFYANIHLADGLELRSSVGTNVINQRRDYYGGRDLNYISRGQQGVAQVTNNRYNSWQFENYLTYNKNFNRIHALNALLGISWQHIDRFENLASTQGFNDDYFQFNNLGAGANPQPPTSFSNAYGLNSYFSRVNYGLKDKYLFTFTGRLDGSSKFGKNNQYAFFPSAAIAWRASQEDFIKAVPAISNLKLRASYGATGNSEISAYQALAGMGNYDVIFNGTRNIGIGINRMSNENLKWEKTLQVDAGLELGLLNDRISLEFDVYRKKTVDMLLQAPLPTSSGYSSITQNIGSMENRGVEFSLNTVNVKTKNFSWNTNFNISINKNKVLALTGGSDIYSGNTVIRVGESVGSLFGRVHLGTWSTAEKDLAAVYKARPGDVKYLDLNNDKLINDNDRTIIGKGIPDGFGTFLNTFQYKNWSLTVDLQYMYGNDVLDRSIHSLEDRQGIANSYKTVLNAWTETNQNTPIAQIRPIAAGYTTNNDSHKVTDGSFIRGRNLLLAYVFPPNTVARMKLSRLRVYASMQNFFLVTKYKGYDPEVSNSGSPFDQGVALYDYPKPRVFLLGVNIAL
- a CDS encoding peptide chain release factor 3, encoding MKYANEINKRKSFAIIAHPDAGKTTLTEKFLLFGGAIQTAGAVKSNKIKKHTTSDFMEIERQRGISVATSVMTFEYRDILVNLLDTPGHKDFAEDTYRTLTAVDSVVLVIDCVKGVETQTERLMEVCRMRDTPVIIFVNKLDRDGKNPFDLLDELEEKLNIKVRPLSWPINMGKDFKGVYNLYNKSFVSFLPNKKATDDDIVPLDDLSSSFVDETFNTADATQLRNDVELIEGVYDTFDNEAYLDGKLAPVFFGSAVNNFGVKDLLDTFVEIAPTPRNREGSTRTIDVHEDKFSGFIFKIHANLDPRHRDRIAFLRVCSGKFERNKFYHHVRLDKDLRFSNPYSFLAREKNVVDDAYPGDVVGLFDTGNFKIGDTMTEGENFYITGIPSFSPELFKELVNKDPLKTKQLEKGIRQLTDEGVAQLFTQHGGNRKIIGCVGDLQFEVIQYRLLQEYGAACQFNTLPFYKACWITGPKQKLDEFTRFKQANIVEDKDGHLVYLAQSEWYLNTERTNNPDIEFHFTSEIHK
- a CDS encoding ABC transporter permease, with the protein product MFNTLKILWNSLKMAVQELRVNKLRTSLSLLGITIGIFCIIAVFTVTDSLESNIRSEVQSLGSDVIYVQKWPWSGDESGEYPWWKYMNRPEPQFKELKTIQDKVQSAGAVAFLFSSTGKKVEYGDDYMEGVELVAVTQDADKIIALSIAAGRYFVGAENDGVSNVAVVGANIWEGLFGDADVALGKTIHVAGRPCKIVGLLKKKGSSMIGGGINNDNSVLLPYRYARTIVDERRYADPFIMVKAKTSASISQLRDELKGTLRAAHHLRPKEDDDFSLNEITAISGQLNSLFSMINISGGVIAIFALLVGGFGIANIMFVTVKERTNIIGLKKAIGAKRSIILLEFLMEAMMLCVIGGAIGLLFVYLITLVISGPTLEITLTLKNIIKGLTISAVVGVIAGFTPAYFASKLDPVVAIRSN